The window GCCGCGCTTCGTCGGATCGGTCGAGAACGAATACTGCGTCTTCGCCATGCAGACAGGGAAGTGCCCGAAGCCAGCAGCTTCGAATTCCTTGAACTGCGCTTCGACGCTTGCGTCGCAGGCGATGTCCGCGGCGTGATAGATTTCCGTCGCGATGGTCTTCACCTTGTCACGCAACTTCATCTCAGCCGGGTACAGCGGTTTGAAGTCCGCCTTGTTTTCATCGATCACTTTGACGACGTGGTGAGCGAGATCCTCGGTTCCCTTGCCGCCATCAGACCAGTGCGTGCAAAGGAACGCCTTGGTGCCGAGACTTTCAGCCGCCTTTTGGATTTCGGCGACTTCAGCATCCGTATCGGTGACGAACTTGTTGATCGCGACAACGGCCGGAACGCCGAACTTGTTCACGTTCTCGATGTGGCGCGAGAGGTTGGCGCATCCGGCTGCAACAGCCGCTGCGTTCTCGTTCTTCAGATCTTCCTTGGCGACGCCACCGTGCATCTTCAGTGCGCGGACCGTGGCAACGATGACAACCGCGGACGGCGCAATGCCCGCCTTCCGGCACTTGATGTCGAAGAACTTCTCAGCGCCGAGGTCAGCGCCGAAGCCCGCTTCCGTCACAACGTAGTCGGCGAGCTTGAGCGCGGTGCGCGTTGCGAGAACGGAGTTGCAACCGTGCGCGATGTTTGCGAACGGACCGCCGTGGATGAACGCCGGATTGTTTTCGAGCGTCTGCACCAGGTTCGGCTGCAGCGCGTCCTTCAACAGAACGGTCATTGCGCCGTCGGCCTTGAGGTCGCGTGCGCGGATCGGCTTCTTATCGCGCGTGTAAGCGACGACGATGTTGCCGAGACGGTTCTCGAGGTCTTTCAGATCCTTCGACAGGCAAAGGATAGCCATAACTTCCGAAGCGACCGTGATGTCGAAACCGCTTTCGCGCGGGTAACCGTTCGCAACGCCGCCGAGCGAATTGACGATCGAGCGCAGCGCGCGGTCGTTCATGTCGAGGACGCGCTTCCAGGTCACGCGGCGAGAATCGATGCCGAGGGCGTTGCCCCAATAGATGTGGTTGTCGATCAACGCGCTCAGCAGGTTGTGGGCGCTGGTGATCGCGTGGAAATCGCCGGTGAAGTGAAGATTGATATCTTCCATCGGTACGACCTGGGCGTAACCGCCACCTGCCGCGCCGCCCTTCATGCCGAAGCACGGTCCGAGCGAGGGCTCACGCAGAGCCATGATCGCCTTCTTGCCGATGCGGTTCAGGCCATCGCCGAGGCCGACCGTGGTCGTGGTCTTGCCTTCGCCCGCGGGCGTCGGGCTGATCGCCGTCACCAGGATCAGCTTGCCGTCTTTGTTGCCTTCGAGCTGGTTAATATAGTCGAAGGACACCTTCGCCTTCGTCCAGCCGAAAGGAACGAGCGCTTCTGCGGGAACGCCGATTTTGGCAGCGACCTCCGTTATCGGCTTGGTTTTCGCTTCGCGCGCAATCTCAATGTCGGACTTGACGGCCACGAGTACTTCCTCCCGGATATTTTTAGCTTGAGTTGGGATCCAATTTTTGGTCAGCGCGGGATATTGTACTTTCGCGAGGCGCGCGCCAAGCGCCTGCGACTATAATATACCGTCAGCGGATAACTGGCCGCTGGCCCAGCGCAATTTGGTGTTCTTCAGCCTCGCTAGGCGGCTCCCAGAATGGCAGCGGCGCTATAAATCGCCAATACCGCGAATATGTACAGATCGGAAATCATTGCAACGTTCTCCGAAGCCGTGCGCTCCGGTCTTAACGTGTGATTGGCTCCCGCCAAGCCGTAGAAAATGGCACCGGCGATCGCGGCAGGCAAAGTCCATCCCGGTTGCACGATCGACAGCAAGCCGAGCGACCCGATTGCGAAGTTTGCGAACCCTAGTTCGCGAATAACCACAAGCGCGGCCGGGTCTTGAATGCGGAAGATCGTCTGAGCGGTGAACGAGGGTTGAGCGATCTGGCTCACCGCCGCCAACATGAGGCGCAGGCCCACGCCCCAGAATACGAACCACTTTCCGATCAATGCCAGGAGGCTGGCACCATTGGCGAAATATATGGACTCGATAAAAACGGACGCGATGGGGAAGAGCACCATAAAGAGCAGGACGATCAGCAGATGCATGCGACTTCCTCCGATATGAGTCTCATGACCATATTTGGCGGCGCGCGCAGGATTAGCAGAGCTCCGTGTTCTCTCCAATGCTGCGTATGGGATGCACCCTCCCCCTGTCCGCAATTGCCGCGCTGCAATCGCTTGACCGCCGCGCGGCCGACTGCTTGCTTCCGCGGCGGGGCGGACAGCACGGGGAACCACAGTCATGGCCAGACTTCATGCGCGATCGAGTATCGGCAACGAGCCGTCGGATGTCGCGATCGAAACAGTTGCTCATCGCGGCGACGGCGTATTCACGATTCTGATCTCGGCGCTGGCGCTTCTCTTCTCGGGTTACAGCTTATGGGAAAGCTCGCTCAAGGCGCCCGCGCTCGAAGTTTTCGTGCCGCCCGTCATTCACTACACATCGCCCTATAACAACACGAACTTCGAAGTCATTCAGGTTCCAGTGACGATCCTCAATGACGGCGGCCGAACGGGAACGGTGCTTTCGATGCGGCTCGAAGCGACGAACACCAAGACCAAAGAGAAGAAAAATTTCTACGCCGCTGACTTCGGGCGCTGGTCGATGGAGAAGACGCGCAATCTTAGTTACGAGCCCTTCGCGCCTATGCCTCTCGCGGGCAAAGCAAGCCGAACAGAAACTATTCTCTTCTATACGAAGGGACCTGAAGAAAAGCCGGATCAGCTTATCCGTGAGCCGGGCACTTATCATTTCCGGCTGATACTCGACGAAGCCACATCGGAAGGGTTTGGATTTCTCGATCGCTTTGGCGTTCGCGGCCCTGCTGAAGTTTCCTTCGACATGGACCTGCGCGAGTACGATGCCCGCGCATTTCAAGTCGGGACGCTGCCGCTCTATTCGACAAGCGGACAATCAGCGAAAAGCACTAACCAAGAGCCGCACTGAATCTTGCTGCTTCGTTAACGCACGTCACCGATCGACTTTACGAATCCGTATGTACCGCTTCTCGCGCGCATCAGCATAGGTTCGCGGCGGTCGTTAGATTCGTCACCGAACGGCATGCCAATCGCCGGATCGATGTGTCGACGACGCGAAGTAGATCGCCGCGGGCGCTCAGATGCTTTCGGCTGGCTCAAGGAGATGCACTATGAAGACGTTACTCGCCGCCGCAACATTCGCGGTGCTTGCATTCGGCTGCACCGGCGCAGCGAATGCGACTGCTGTCTCGGGCGTACACGCTGCGAAAAGCTCGACCATCGTTTCAAACGTGACGTGGCACCGTCATCACAAGCACCGCAAGTGCGCTGTTCGCCATGGCCACCGCCATTGCTGGTGGCGTTAAGTTTCTGCTCATCGCTTTCCAGACGTTCCCTAGGGGGTGGTGCCGTGCACTGCCCCTCTTTTTTTGCGCAAAGCGCGTAGCGCGGGTTTAGGGAAGCGCTCTCACCACGAGCACCGTGGCGTTATCCTGATAGGGCTCGCGGATCGATTCAACCGCGCGGATGAGCGCTTTCGCGACGGCCGCAGCACCATCGTTCGCGTAGCCTTGAATGATGCGCGCAATCTCCGCCGTATCGAGCGTCGCGATGCCGTCACTCGCCAGCACGACATAGTCACCGGCTTCGAGCGTCAAAGGACGGCGAGAGACGTCCAGCAAATCGATGTCTTCTCCGGTGACGGCGGATCGCAGCATGTGGCGGCGCGGATCGCGGCGGGCTTCATTCGCCGTGAGTTTGCCTTCGGCGACAAGACGATCGAGTTCCGGGGCAAGCGAATGGTCTTCGTTCAAGACTGCAACTTCGCCACGCCGGAAGAGGAACAGCGGACTGTCTCCGACGCTGACCCACTCAATGCCTGAACGGTTGAATGCCGTGCCGATCAGCGTCGAACCCATGCCTGACAGCAACGGGTTTTCCTTGATCTTCGCGGCGATGGCTGCGTTGGCCGCGCGAAGCGCGGAGATCAGGCGATCGGTTGTCGATCCTGCCGTTCCCGAGCCGACCGCGGCTAGAAACTTTTCGCATGCCGTCCGGCTCGCGAGCGCGCCACCTGCGTGACCGCCCATGCCGTCTGCAAGAACGGCAAACCCGCCGAGATCATGTGCAGCCGCTTCGCTCGCCAAAGAAACGGTTTGACCGCCCTCTGGCCAGAAAGCGGCAGAGTCTTCCTGGTAATCTCTGGCTCCGCGCGTCGCGGCGATTGCATGCTCGAACGGCGGCATTCGATCCTTAGGCGTCGGAAATCTCGGACCAGTCAAACTCACTGCCGCAGAACGGCAAAAAGGCGACTTGGGTTCGCCCGAGCGTGATCACGTCCATGGGCTGCAGCGGCACAGGGCCCGCCGGTCTCTTGTCGTTGACCGAGACGACGTTGGTCTTAGCAAGATTTGGCACAAAGAGGAAAGACCGATCGCTCGAATCGTAGCGCAGATAGGCTTGGGCTTCGTTCGAGATCGCGTCATCGCCGAAATCGAGGGGGATGCGATTGTCGGCGGAGCGTCCGACGGTGTTGTTTCCCTCGAAAATCGGCCGGTAGGAGCCAAGGCCCGGCCCACCGACAATAATCAGGAAGCCGACCACCGGATCACGCTCGAACGTGCCGCGGACGATGGGCTGGCGCCCCCGGACGAGGACGGTGCGCGGCGCGGTTTCTTCTTCCACGGGCGCTTTCGCTGGTTTTTCGTGGCGGACCACGCGGGTTGTCGGCGGATGATCGGAATCGCTCGCGGCGGCAATGACCGGCAACGGTGGCGGTTCCGTCGGTTCGGTGCGCGCAAGACGCGCCGCTTCCTCGGCGCTGAGGCTGCGCGGTTTATCGGCGGGCGCGGGAAGATCTGCGCTGGCGCTTTCCGGAGCGGAGCCAGCGGGCGCAGCTGCTACGGCCACGGGCGCGAGGGTGTCGTCACGACCGGCCGCCATGAGGGCATCGCGAAGGGAACCGAGAAATTTATGCGCTTTCACAGGCTTTGCCTCGTGCCCTTCCGTCGTGTCGCCCCGCTCGACCGTCATGCTTGTGTCTCCTCGTCGATTTCAATGCGCGGCCTCAGCCGCGCGGTTATTGGTTTTAACGCAGGAACAAAAGCGTGGCCGGACGCCACCATTGCACTCTGGCCTAGACGTGGCCGTCGTGAAATCTCAGCCGGCCGGGGCCGAGCTGAATGAGATCGCCGTCATTGAGGCGCGCTTCGCAGCACTGCCGTCCGTTGACGATCAAACCATGTCCTTCGATGCCCGACAAATCAGTGATGTGCCAGTCGTTGTAATCTTCGCGATGAATTGCGGCGTGATAGCGGTGGACGGCCGCGTTCGAGATGCGAATATCATTGTCCGGTTCGCGTCCGATGCGCAGCATATCGCCAGCGATTTCGCAGCGAAGTCCGGCGCCTCCGGTGTCTATCTCTACGAACGGAAGGCGCATCGATACAGGCGCGGCGTCGGCTGGCAGCTCCGCCGCAAACGTGTCGTCAGGGCTTGGGCGGAACCGGCGCGTTGCATCTTCCGCGCGAGACGTGAACTGGATTATCCGTGAGATCAACGCGATGAGCGGCAAACTGAGCGCAAGAGCCAGACCGAGCACAAGCGCGGGCGCCACGCGATAGGCGTCCGATACCATCTGTGCCGAAAAACCTGTGGAAGGAGCGTTTTGCGCCGCGTTGCCGGAAAGCGTTACCGCGTAGGCCCAGCCGGCGAGCGTCGTCAAACAGCAAAAGGCCGTCGCTAGAGCGAGCAAAGTCGTCACTTTACGCAAAAGTTCCTGACCCATGGTCGCCGCCCAAATCGCTTGACGCGAATTTGGCATCCCTATGGCGGCGGCAAGATGGCCATAAAGCGACACGCGCGGGGAATTATTCATCCAGTGTTCATTGCCCGTCGATGCGCCACATTCTTGCGTCATGGGTGCGAAGCAGAGACAAGGGATGATCGACTTGGCGGTTCGGACAGATTTCGGCACGCCAATTCAGAAACACAACCACAAGCGCGATTGCCGCGCATGAGATCATGAGTCAACTTGTCGCCTTACCTGACGGCACGGAACTCGCGGGCGATTACAAAATCGTGCGCGTGCTTGGTGCTGGCGGATTTGGTGTCACGTATCTTGCGGAAGAGCCCGAGCTGACGCGCCAAGTCAGCATCAAGGAGTATTTTCCAAGCGATTTTGCTTCGCGGACCAAAGACCTGGAGGCGACGCCTCGGTCGGCCGGAAGCACGAGCGATTATAATTGGGGCCTCGACCGGTTCATCGAGGAAGCCCAGACTCTTGCGAAGTTCGATCACCACAACATCGTGAAGGTGTTCCGCATCTTCCGGGCGAACAACACCGCCTACATGGTGCTTCGCTTCGAAGAGGGCAAAAGCCTCAAGACGTGGCTGAAGGAACTTGGCCGCGCGCCACGGCAGAAAGAACTCGATCAGATCGTTGCGCCACTTCTCGACGCGCTCGAGGTGATCCACAAGGCCGACTTCCTGCATAGGGACATCGCGCCGGACAACATCATCATTCGCAGCAATGGCGATCCGGTGCTGATCGACTTTGGTGCCGCGCGCAGCGATATCGCCGCTCACTCAAAGACCAAGACGGTCTCGGCGCTGGTGAAGCCCGGCTATAGCCCTTACGAGCAATACGCTGAGACGAGCCGTCAGCAAGGACCCTGGACGGACATCTACGCTTTCGCGGCGACGCTCTATCATGCCGTTACCGGGAAGCGGCCGCCGGACTCACCTTCGCGCATGCTGAAAGACGAGATGGTGCCGGTGCGCGAAGCCGCACTCGGCGGCTATCGCAGCACGTTCCTCGAAGCTCTGCAGCAGGGACTGACGCTGGCCGTGGATGGCCGGCCGAAGTCGGTTGCAGCGTGGCGCGGTGCGTTGATGGCACCGGAGCCCGAGAGACCCGGAATTTTTCAGCGCTTCAAGGACAAGACCGAAGTCCGCCGTCGCAAGGATGAAGAGCAGCGCGCGGCCGAAGCCATCGTCAATACCGCGGTGCCGCCACCGCCTGACGCGCCCGGCCCTAAGGGTGGCCTGCTCGATTTTGTCGACTCGCTGAAATCGCCTGCCGCTGCGGTCGCCAATCCGCCGCCCGCGCCGCCGATTGCCAAAAAGCCAGCAGCTTCGGAAAAGGCGCGCGCCGAAAAGGCGGACAAGCCGAAGGCCGAAAAGAAAGCTGCCGAGAAGCGTGCGCCCTTGCCGCCGCCACCGCGCCCCGCTGCTGAAAAGCGCTCGAAATCCCGAGCACGGCCAAAGCCTGACGTTGCATCCCGACCGCTGACTCGTGGCCTCAAATCGAAGCTGATCATCGCGGCCGGTCTCGCCGCATTCGGCTTTGCCTTCCACGATCGACTGCCGCAGCTTCTTTTGGTGCAGCAGTCGAACATAACAACGGGTGCGCTTCCCGCTGCGCCCTCGTCTGACTTGCTGCTGCGGCAGGCGGCGGAAATCAAAGCGCACGACACCGCCATCGTGCATCTCGCGATCAGCGGCGACGGGCGGCACATCATAACCGGTGCGAAGACGCCGGAGCTTCGGGTCTGGTCGTTCGCCTCGCAGCAGCCAACGGGCACGATTGCGCTCGATGACGGCCCCGCAACGGCGATTGCCGTGCGCAACAACCGCGTCGCGACGGGACATGCGAACGGTGCGGTCGCGATTTACGACCTCGACAGCAAGCGGCGGCTCTTTCACTTCAAGCGCAATGACGCTCGCATCTGGTCCGTCGTCTTTGCGGGATCGGAGGATCGCGTGGCCGCGGCGGGACACGATTGGGCGATCACACTTTGGGAGACGTCATCGGAGAGCGCGCCTGCTGCCG is drawn from Hyphomicrobium methylovorum and contains these coding sequences:
- a CDS encoding formate--tetrahydrofolate ligase, whose protein sequence is MAVKSDIEIAREAKTKPITEVAAKIGVPAEALVPFGWTKAKVSFDYINQLEGNKDGKLILVTAISPTPAGEGKTTTTVGLGDGLNRIGKKAIMALREPSLGPCFGMKGGAAGGGYAQVVPMEDINLHFTGDFHAITSAHNLLSALIDNHIYWGNALGIDSRRVTWKRVLDMNDRALRSIVNSLGGVANGYPRESGFDITVASEVMAILCLSKDLKDLENRLGNIVVAYTRDKKPIRARDLKADGAMTVLLKDALQPNLVQTLENNPAFIHGGPFANIAHGCNSVLATRTALKLADYVVTEAGFGADLGAEKFFDIKCRKAGIAPSAVVIVATVRALKMHGGVAKEDLKNENAAAVAAGCANLSRHIENVNKFGVPAVVAINKFVTDTDAEVAEIQKAAESLGTKAFLCTHWSDGGKGTEDLAHHVVKVIDENKADFKPLYPAEMKLRDKVKTIATEIYHAADIACDASVEAQFKEFEAAGFGHFPVCMAKTQYSFSTDPTKRGAPTGHIVPIRELRLAAGAEFIVVVTGEIMTMPGLPKVPSADTIRLDENGNIQGLF
- a CDS encoding DUF6790 family protein, with protein sequence MHLLIVLLFMVLFPIASVFIESIYFANGASLLALIGKWFVFWGVGLRLMLAAVSQIAQPSFTAQTIFRIQDPAALVVIRELGFANFAIGSLGLLSIVQPGWTLPAAIAGAIFYGLAGANHTLRPERTASENVAMISDLYIFAVLAIYSAAAILGAA
- a CDS encoding PP2C family protein-serine/threonine phosphatase, translated to MPPFEHAIAATRGARDYQEDSAAFWPEGGQTVSLASEAAAHDLGGFAVLADGMGGHAGGALASRTACEKFLAAVGSGTAGSTTDRLISALRAANAAIAAKIKENPLLSGMGSTLIGTAFNRSGIEWVSVGDSPLFLFRRGEVAVLNEDHSLAPELDRLVAEGKLTANEARRDPRRHMLRSAVTGEDIDLLDVSRRPLTLEAGDYVVLASDGIATLDTAEIARIIQGYANDGAAAVAKALIRAVESIREPYQDNATVLVVRALP
- a CDS encoding FHA domain-containing protein; amino-acid sequence: MTVERGDTTEGHEAKPVKAHKFLGSLRDALMAAGRDDTLAPVAVAAAPAGSAPESASADLPAPADKPRSLSAEEAARLARTEPTEPPPLPVIAAASDSDHPPTTRVVRHEKPAKAPVEEETAPRTVLVRGRQPIVRGTFERDPVVGFLIIVGGPGLGSYRPIFEGNNTVGRSADNRIPLDFGDDAISNEAQAYLRYDSSDRSFLFVPNLAKTNVVSVNDKRPAGPVPLQPMDVITLGRTQVAFLPFCGSEFDWSEISDA
- a CDS encoding FHA domain-containing protein; this encodes MGQELLRKVTTLLALATAFCCLTTLAGWAYAVTLSGNAAQNAPSTGFSAQMVSDAYRVAPALVLGLALALSLPLIALISRIIQFTSRAEDATRRFRPSPDDTFAAELPADAAPVSMRLPFVEIDTGGAGLRCEIAGDMLRIGREPDNDIRISNAAVHRYHAAIHREDYNDWHITDLSGIEGHGLIVNGRQCCEARLNDGDLIQLGPGRLRFHDGHV
- a CDS encoding serine/threonine-protein kinase yields the protein MSQLVALPDGTELAGDYKIVRVLGAGGFGVTYLAEEPELTRQVSIKEYFPSDFASRTKDLEATPRSAGSTSDYNWGLDRFIEEAQTLAKFDHHNIVKVFRIFRANNTAYMVLRFEEGKSLKTWLKELGRAPRQKELDQIVAPLLDALEVIHKADFLHRDIAPDNIIIRSNGDPVLIDFGAARSDIAAHSKTKTVSALVKPGYSPYEQYAETSRQQGPWTDIYAFAATLYHAVTGKRPPDSPSRMLKDEMVPVREAALGGYRSTFLEALQQGLTLAVDGRPKSVAAWRGALMAPEPERPGIFQRFKDKTEVRRRKDEEQRAAEAIVNTAVPPPPDAPGPKGGLLDFVDSLKSPAAAVANPPPAPPIAKKPAASEKARAEKADKPKAEKKAAEKRAPLPPPPRPAAEKRSKSRARPKPDVASRPLTRGLKSKLIIAAGLAAFGFAFHDRLPQLLLVQQSNITTGALPAAPSSDLLLRQAAEIKAHDTAIVHLAISGDGRHIITGAKTPELRVWSFASQQPTGTIALDDGPATAIAVRNNRVATGHANGAVAIYDLDSKRRLFHFKRNDARIWSVVFAGSEDRVAAAGHDWAITLWETSSESAPAAVLEGSENAVQALASDPSGQWLASGGADRIVRLWNLETRDVRRVYRSNADFISALAFSGDGGSIASGALDGAVKMLSTANNRTQRQLDRHPGSVTAVAFSAPQDLLASASEDGLVRLRSLKRPRTVIKLPGTNVGAESIAFTNDGHTLLTGGRDGVLRFWTLPDALVAQSN